A stretch of Cheilinus undulatus linkage group 20, ASM1832078v1, whole genome shotgun sequence DNA encodes these proteins:
- the heatr1 gene encoding HEAT repeat-containing protein 1 isoform X2, whose translation MTSLAHQLKRLALPQSDPNLLTRKEVASLLFDPKDAASMDRSTFYALGCTGLEELLGIEPAFLEFQDTLFSQASLTLERSVQSKEVNEKLDTGISLFLTRLCPYFLLKPAHKCIEWLVHRFHIQLYNADSLLACALPYHDTNVFVRVLQLLKIKDATNRWNWLHCLQKPGVPLSRGTLITHCYSDLGFMDFICTMVTKAVQAYSGRSGSCSQLRVIFSFYASTIVPALDAVDRVSDSIISKLLPYIQKGLKSSLSDYKAATYMIVSQLAVKVVMEASLVDTLAVHVSKSLLREPILAQDGLGCLVVLLQNQKEGSAGPRAFSRLSSMPALVSTLQVMATTYDVTPLLRYLLPHLVHAVFTGGSGEAETGELIVLESLLQSVPLTKGLDQTVARLLLDQYLSLTELSTENLSTLDQRLLPLVRVFESRYCGALDGVLADHVTDSSSSEQKRLFHHFLSLSMSSGKHQILGDSDTSLVLGLKHPQPSVRVSAVEHLMSIISSGQSLDQTFLKDAVMDRLQDDVPQVVTAALRALEMLFDAVDPEGIVSCLLSLLHRVDRLDAERWLPVQTEAVRLLSDPRLGKADSELVQMAGWKLLPFLVITSTKLHLSTCVARSSIVSQHPLTQNWAKELDGVMKRSSDPDFISLANERLISMMTTNLSTMENFSKRDALERLALSVEQQRGPGLRARASFLVLTQTLLLGLEELNGTQHLLTAQRVFSLLEPPLLDAIRDAAAQEVDRPVSPPSSFSAALALYLSRCEQQSCDQPTKFTFVLMSLLGSFISSLRCHDASFKDEAWWNPEKMDTNSCCYLGLMCRLYSTIVSGAGEGRTAGSFRDMMRLFIQVHLQEPMMLFRFLCVLWGYSGNHGDQLDVKVGAVLQTQALYMGGALLGVQPAATLDELTAANSPVVPSLLVCLSSPVREVRRAALGALQSLSAASSSPFQPIIEKLLKTSEEIIADPSYLSQALGTLHDDCQSAKASSEQKKLQASLQLLLQSAQSLSCPSYSAVALLRALGLVNGPSVLSALLPVLDRVLEQQGLDAPSLLRSEAQLMQLVLGKFNEASAPLLVQDQNCLDLFIRALRTSAQQHKDVQSCQIIALEQITKPFFTALADEAVQQKILSVMFDLLVESRRPLVANTVSSVFKGLTVDAQLVANELAPPEKPKVSVTVQQTRRSRMALRKPEAGDAAGPEGGAVSWPRVTLILELLQHKKKLKSPQTLVPVLFSLLARSLDPSDHANMEYTKQLLLSCLLNVCNKLCPAGGAVGTDVLDEEKFSVELVVQCIRASDVPQTHHHALLLLGAAAAIFPEKVLHNIMPIFTFMGANILRLDDSYSFRVIDRTVQMVIPALIQAHRLSDGSSSSHMVAVVTKIMHVFADALPHVPDHRRVPILSQLVTTLGPAHFLWILMLLLFKLHATQTTGGTSEKDAALERDMDFWISLCCQFEVSDQLTSIISILNFLLQLPDDKDEAPVKRPAGRRGPKKKEEEEEEEKLEELIFSVETHSGKELRHFKFLCVSFMAQLLGSNSFIGKVADGGDGVDESLQQLQQRLLEEILRYIHSVARCVEENADKPTAKFWRVLLNKTYDVLDKVNSLLPTDTFITVMRGLMGNQLASVRRKAMELLNNKLQHRHTWEEQQVTALLQLMGDLLSIVGKSQPVKEEEAEQAINRQTALYSLKLLCRCFGSDHQEAFVPVLLKAVEVVTVPSEEKNVTGSALLCIAETVSALRALAIPQLPRLMPAVLQTLTDRRELLTNEIYLLSAVTALQRISETLPHFISPYLQDTTLQVCRLTRLVESSPSSSTSTQLSTRLASLRTTLATKLPSRVLLPTLNKCYSSMVVDKKAQLGVLMSILKEHIGHMEKDQLNAHQSELTAFFLTALDYRAQHCQGDLEKTAEVEGGVIDCLVSMVLKLSEVTFRPLFFKLFDWSKSDSKDRLLSFYRLSDCIAERLKGLFVLFAGNLVKPFADLLRLTNTSKTSDTDESLFSSSRAEEKTSLLLQLVLDCLHKIFLYDSHQFLSKERADALLGPLVDQLENKVGGVQVYQQRVSQHLVPCVGQFAVALSDDALWKMLNYQILLKTRHSDAEVRFSSLLVLMEVASKLKENYMVLLPETIPFLAELMEDECEEVEQQVQKVVQEMENILGEPLQSYF comes from the exons ATGACGTCTTTGGCTCATCAGCTGAAGAGACTCGCTCTCCCTCAGAGCGACCCCAACCTGTTAACCCGCAAAGAGGTCGcctctctgctctttgaccccaaaGATGCTGCGTCCATGGACCGAAGCACCTTCTACGCCCTCG GCTGCACGGGGCTGGAGGAGCTGCTGGGAATCGAACCGGCCTTTCTGGAGTTCCAGGACACCCTGTTCAGCCAGGCGTCGCTGACTCTCGAGCGCAGCGTCCAGTCCAAAGAGGTCAACGAGAAGCTGGACACCGGCATCTCGCTCTTCCTCACCCGCCTGTGCCCGTACTTCCTCCTCAAACCGGCTCACAAGTGCATCGAGTGGCTGGTTCACCG TTTCCACATCCAGCTGTATAACGCCGACAGCCTGCTAGCCTGCGCTCTGCCGTATCACGACACCAACGTGTTCGTCAGAGTCCTGCAGCTCCTCAAAATCAAAGACGCCACAAACCGCTGGAACTGGCTGCACTGCCTACAG AAACCCGGAGTGCCGTTGTCCCGGGGAACCCTGATCACTCACTGCTACTCTGACCTCGGCTTCATGGACTTCATCTGCACCATGGTCACCAAGGCCGTCCAG gCGTACTCGGGCCGCTCCGGCAGCTGCTCCCAGCTCAGAGTGATCTTCTCCTTCTACGCCTCCACCATCGTCCCAGCCCTGGACGCGGTGGACAGAGTGTCTGACAGCATCATCTCCAAGCTGCTGCCTTACATCCAGAag GGTCTGAAGTCGTCTCTGAGCGACTACAAAGCCGCGACCTATATGATCGTGAGCCAGCTGGCAGTGAAGGTGGTGATGGAGGCGAGTCTGGTGGACACGCTCGCCGTCCATGTCAGTAAGTCTCTGCTCAGAGAGCCCATACTCGCTCAGGACGGGCTCGGCTGCCTTGTGGTGCTGCTGCAGAACCAGAAGGAGGGCTCCGCCGGGCCCAG GGCGTTCAGTCGGCTCAGCTCCATGCCGGCGCTCGTCTCCACGCTGCAGGTCATGGCGACGACTTACGACGTCACTCCTCTGCTGCGGTATCTGCTGCCTCACCTGGTCCACGCCGTCTTCACCGGAGGCTCAG GTGAGGCGGAGACTGGCGAGCTCATCGTGCTGGAGTCGCTCCTTCAGTCTGTTCCCCTGACCAAAGGCTTGGACCAAACCGTGGCTAG GTTACTCCTGGACCAGTATCTGAGTCTGACTGAGCTCTCGACTGAAAACTTGTCCACTCTGGACCAACGTCTGCTGCCTCTAGTCCGGGTGTTTGAGTCCAG GTACTGTGGCGCTCTGGATGGCGTCCTTGCTGATCATGTGACTGACAGCAGCAGTAGCGAGCAGAAGCGTCTGTTCcatcacttcctgtctctgTCCATGAGCAGCGGGAAACACCAG ATTCTTGGCGACTCGGACACGTCTCTGGTCCTCGGTCTGAAACACCCACAGCCGTCGGTCCGAGTCTCTGCTGTGGAACACCTGATGAGCATCATCTCCTCTGGACAG AGTTTGGACCAGACGTTCCTGAAGGACGCCGTCATGGACCGTCTGCAGGACGACGTGCCACAGGTCGTCACCGCCGCTCTCAGAGCCCTCGAG ATGTTGTTTGATGCTGTGGACCCTGAAGGCATCGTGTCATGTTTACTGTCACTGCTGCACAGAGTGGACAGGTTGGACGCCGAGCGCTG GCTGCCCGTGCAGACCGAGGCGGTGCGTTTACTGTCCGATCCTCGGCTGGGAAAGGCGGACTCTGAGCTGGTTCAGATGGCGGGCTGGAAGCTGCTGCCCTTCCTCGTCATCACCTCCACCAAGCTCCACCTGTCCACCTGCGTCGCCCGATCCTCCATCGTCAGCCAGCATCCGCTCACACAAAACTGGGCCAAAG AGCTGGATGGAGTGATGAAGAGGAGCTCTGATCCAGATTTCATAAGTTTAGCCAACGAGCGTCTCATCTCCATGATGACCACGAATCTGTCCACCATGGAGAACTTTAGCAAACGGGACGCT CTGGAGAGGTTAGCTCTGTCAGTGGAGCAGCAGAGGGGCCCCGGGCTCAGAGCGAGGGCCTCCTTCCTGGTCCTGACCCAGACTCTGCTGCTCGGCCTGGAGGAGCTGAACGGGACGCAGCACCTGCTCACGGCTCAGAGGGTCTTCTCGCTGCTGGAGCCGCCCCTGCTGGACGCCATCAGAGACGCAGCCGCTCAG GAAGTTGATCGTCCCGTCAGCCCGCCCTCGTCCTTCTCTGCAGCTCTGGCGCTCTACCTGAGCCGGTGTGAGCAGCAGTCATGTGACCAGCCGACCAAGTTCACCTTCGTCCTCATGTCTCTGCTGGGGTCATTCATCTCCTCACTCCGGTGTCACGACGCCTCcttcaaag ACGAGGCATGGTGGAACCCGGAGAAGATGGACACGAACAGCTGCTGTTACCTGGGTCTGATGTGTCGCCTCTACAGCACCATCGTCAGCGGAGCAGGGGAGGGGCGGACCGCCGGGAGCTTCAGAGACATGATGAGGCTGTTCATACAG GTTCACCTGCAGGAGCCCATGATGCTCTTCAGGTTTCTGTGCGTGCTGTGGGGATACAGCGGTAACCATGGAGACCAGCTGGATGTGAAGGTGGGCGCCGTGCTGCAGACTCAGGCTTTGTACATGGGCGGAGCTCTGCTGGGTGTCCAGCCGGCCGCCACGCTGGATGAGCTGACCGCAGCCAACTCGCCAG TCGTCCCCTCTCTCCTCGTCTGTCTCTCCTCTCCGGTTCGGGAGGTTCGGAGGGCCGCCCTCGGCGCTCTGCAGAGCCTATCAGCAGCCAGCTCCTCTCCCTTCCAGCCAATCATAGAGAAGCTCCTGAAGACATCAGAGGAGATCATCGCTGACCCTTCATACCTGAGCCAG GCTCTGGGCACGCTCCATGATGACTGTCAGTCTGCTAAAGCGAGCTCAGAGCAAAAGAAGCTTCAGGCATCTCTCCAGCTGCTCCTTCAGAGCGCTCAGTCTCTGAGCTGCCCGTCCTACAGCGCCGTCGCCCTGCTGCGAGCACTCGGCCTCGTTAACGGGCCG TCCGTCCTCTCCGCCCTCCTCCCCGTCCTTGATCGTGTCCTGGAGCAGCAGGGTCTGGACGCCCCCTCCCTCCTGCGGTCTGAAGCCCAGCTGATGCAGCTCGTTCTGGGGAAGTTTAACGAGGCGTCGGCCCCTCTGCTGGTTCAAGACCAGAACTGTCTGGATCTGTTCATCCGAGCTCTGAGGACGTCGGCGCAGCAGCACAAAGACGTCCAGAGCTGCCAGATCATCGCTCTGGAACAG ATCACAAAGCCGTTCTTCACGGCGCTGGCAGACGAGGCGGTGCAGCAGAAGATCCTGTCGGTGATGTTCGACCTCCTGGTGGAGAGCAGGCGCCCCCTGGTGGCTAACACAGTCAGCAGCGTCTTTAAAGGG CTAACGGTGGACGCTCAGCTGGTGGCCAATGAGCTCGCTCCTCCAGAGAAACCCAAAGTGAGCGTGACGGTGCAGCAGACTCGCCGGAGCAGGATGGCCCTGAG gAAACCAGAGGCGGGCGACGCTGCCGGCCCAGAGGGGGGCGCTGTGTCGTGGCCGAGGGTGACTTTGAtcctggagctgctgcagcaCAAGAAGAAGCTGAAGAGCCCTCAGACGCTGGTGCCCGTCCTCTTCTCGCTGCTCGCCAG GAGTCTGGATCCATCTGATCACGCTAACATGGAGTACACCAAACAGCTGCTGCTCAGCTGTCTGCTCAACGTCTGCAACAAGCTGtgtccagcagggggcgctgtggGGACAG ACGTCCTGGATGAGGAGAAGTTCAGCGTGGAGCTCGTGGTTCAGTGCATTAGAGCATCAGATGTGCCTCAAACGCATCACCAcgccctgctgctgctgggtgCCGCCGCCGCCATCTTCCCC GAGAAAGTCCTCCACAACATCATGCCGATCTTCACCTTCATGGGCGCCAACATCCTCCGTCTGGACGACTCGTACAGCTTCAGGGTCATCGATAGGACGGTGCAGATGGTCATCCCGGCGCTGATTCAG gCCCACCGGCTCTCTGACGGCAGCTCCTCCTCTCACATGGTCGCGGTGGTGACGAAGATCATGCATGTCTTTGCCGACGCTCTCCCTCACGTGCCGGATCACCGTCGGGTCCCGATCCTCAGTCAGCTGGTCACCACGCTCGGCCCCGCTCACTTCCTGTGGATCTTGATGCTGCTGCTCTTCAAGCTGCACGCCACGCAGACGACCGGCGGCACCAGTGAGAAG GATGCAGCTCTGGAGAGAGACATGGATTTCTGGATCTCTCTGTGTTGTCAGTTCGAGGTGTCGGATCAGCTCACCTCTATCATCAGCATCCTCAACTTCCTCCTGCAGCTTCCTGACGACAAAGATGAGG CTCCAGTGAAACGCCCCGCCGGCCGCCGAGGACcaaagaagaaggaggaggaggaggaggaggagaagctggAGGAGCTGATCTTCAGCGTGGAGACTCACAGCGGCAAAGAGCTGCGACACTTCAAGTTCCTCTGCGTCTCCTTCATGGCTCAGCTTCTCGGGTCCAACAGCTTCATCGGGAAG GTTGCAGATGGAGGTGATGGCGTGGACGAGTCTcttcagcagctgcagcagag GCTGTTGGAGGAAATCCTTCGGTACATCCACAGCGTCGCTCGCTGTGTGGAGGAAAACGCCGACAAACCCACTGCCAAGTTCTGGAGAGTTCTGCTGAATAAAACCTACGACGTTCTAGATAAG GTTAACTCCTTGTTGCCCACGGACACATTCATCACGGTGATGAGGGGGCTGATGGGTAATCAGCTGGCGTCTGTCAGGAGGAAGGCCATGGAGCTTCTGAACAACAAACTGCAGCACAGACACACCTGGGAGGAACAGCAG GTCACTGCTCTGTTACAGCTGATGGGCGACCTGCTGAGCATTGTGGGTAAAAGTCAGCCGGttaaggaggaggaggcggagcaGGCCATCAACCGGCAGACGGCGCTCTACAGCCTGAAGCTGCTCTGTCGCTGTTTCGGCTCCGACCACCAGGAGGCGTTCGTCCCCGTGCTGCTGAAGGCGGTGGAGGTCGTGACGGTGCCCAGTGAGGAGAAGAACGTGACGGGCAGCGCTCTGCTCTGCATCGCTGAGACTGTGAGCGCGCTCAGAGCGCTTGCCATCCCGCAGCTCCCGAG GTTGATGCCAGCGGTGCTGCAGACGCTTACAGACAGAAGGGAGCTGCTGACCAATGAGATCTACCTGCTGAGCGCCGTCACCGCCCTGCAGCGCATCTCAGAGACGCTGCCTCACTTCATCAGCCCGTACCTGCAGGACACCACGCTGCAG GTATGTCGTCTGACTCGCCTCGTAGAGTcgtctccctcctcctccacctccacccaGCTCTCCACACGTCTCGCCTCCCTCAGGACCACCCTCGCCACCAAGCTGCCCTCCAGGGTGCTTCTGCCCACGCTCAACAAGTGCTACAGCAGCATGGTGGTGGACAAAAAG GCCCAGCTGGGGGTGCTGATGAGCATCCTGAAGGAACACATCGGCCACATGGAGAAAGATCAGCTCAACGCCCACCAATCAGAGCTCACCGCCTTCTTCCTTACCGCGTTGGACTACAGAGCTCAGCACTGTCAG GGCGATCTGGAGAAGACGGCGGAGGTGGAGGGTGGCGTGATCGACTGTCTAGTCTCCATGGTGTTAAAGCTGTCTGAGGTGACGTTCAGGCCGCTCTTCTTCAAG CTCTTCGATTGGAGTAAATCAGACAGTAAGGATCGTCTGCTGTCGTTTTACCGTCTGTCCGACTGCATCGCCGAGCGACTCAAAGGACTCTTCGTCCTCTTCGCTGGAAACTTAGTGAAACCGTTTGCCGACCTGCTGAGGCTCACCAACACCTCAAAGACGAGCGACACAG ACGAGTCGTTGTTTTCATCGAGCCGAGCTGAAGAGAAGACGAGTCTTCTGCTGCAGCTCGTCCTCGACTGTCTGCACAAAATCTTCCTGTACGACTCGCACCAATTCCTGAGCAAAGAGCGAGCCGATGCCCTGCTGGGGCCGCTCGTCGACCAG